TCACCGGGATACCCGTCTGCCTGCACCTCGCACTCCTCTGTGCAGCGCACTTCTACGTTGTTGCTTTTCAGCACGGGCAGCATGAAGTTGAGGGAGCGACGGATCGCCTCGTTCACCTGGAAGGTCTGGACGATTTTGTCATGACTGAAGAAGTTGCGGAAATCGTCGATGGTGCCGGACATCTGCTGCAAAAGCTGCATAGTGGTGGCAATATCCCGGTTCATGATGGTGGTGGTCAGGGTACCCGCCTTGAAGGAGAACTGCAGGTTCTGCACGATCAGTCCGATGTTGTTGAGGGGCTGGCGCCACTGGTGGGCGATGTTGTTGATCATCTCCCCCATGGCGGCCAGGCGCCCCTGTTGGATCAGCAGTTCATCCTTGTTGCGCAGTTCCTGAATCGCCTGATCGATACGCTGCTCAAGGGACTGGTTCAACTCTTCCAGCTGCTGCGACTTGACCAGCAGGGCCTCCTCCATCTGCTTCCGCTCGGTGATGTCGATACTGAAGCCCGCCAGCAGGGTCTGATCCTCAAAGATGATCGGAAACTTGTAACTTGTGTAGTAGCGGCCGCAAAAGATTTCCTCCTGCTGCACCGGCTGCCCTGCCCCGACGATCATCCGGTCATCGGCCATGATCCGTTCCGCCACATCCCCCGGAAACAGCTCCCCCATGGCTTTTCCGATCATTTCTTCTCCCGGCATGCCGATCATCTGCTGGAAATTATCGCTGACCTCAAGCACACGGCTTCCGGTGGGGGTTACCTCCTTGATATAGGCGTAAACAGGTGAGTTTTTGACGAACAGGGAAAGAATCTCCCGGGTCACGTTCAACTGCTCCTCGGCACGCTTGCGTTTCACCACGTCCCAGGCCAGATTGGCCAGGTGCTGTACCAGGGACAGGTCGCGCACCGTGTAGTCGGTCGGTTTGTTGCCAACCCCCATCACGGCGACGATCCGGCTGGCCCGGAAAATGGGCACCACCAGCTCCCGCACCAGCGGAACATGTCCCTCCGGCAATCCCCGGCGATGGGGGAGCGAGGCATAGTCGTTGTGGACCAACGGTTTTCTCTGCCGGATGCAGTCCGCCCAGACCCCGGCACGGTCCAACGCGTAATGCAGTTCCCGGACTTCGGTGCCGCAGGCGGTTTTCAGGGTATTGCTCGACCATGTCTGCAGGGAAAGGCTCTCCTGGTCGTCTTCGACAAAGTGGAAAAAACCGATCCTGCTGTCGGTAAGGGCTTCGGTTTCGTCGATGATCTTGGTGAGCAGCTCATCAAGGGGATGCTCGTAGGCATAGTCGCTGATACGCAGGCGGGCCTGCAGCACCGCTTCGGCCTGCTTACGCTCGGTGATATCGGCAAAGGTGACCACCACGGCGTAGGGCGTGGATTCACCATGTCTGAACAGGGGGCCGGTATTGACGGATATCCAGGTGAAGTCGCCGGAGTCGCGCACCACCTTCATGACAATGTTGGAACAGGGCTCGCCGGTTGCCAGGGTCTGCATGGAGGGATGCTCACTGCCC
The window above is part of the Trichlorobacter ammonificans genome. Proteins encoded here:
- a CDS encoding PAS domain S-box protein; this encodes MSEPDSRTSVTAASAESNPPPCGRPEFVDGVASSVSPTPDTTRQLLRELEAREAELKAQNAELLRIQHDLELSRKRYFELYDRAPVGYFTLSPTGLIQDVNLTAAVLLGREKNDLLGCDFRLFIHPDDITTFSHHHTQLDDSMAPQSCEIRLLCGEECAPFWAHLQAGLSACGEYRIALTDIHERKNDEIKLQESEERFRKLVMAAKIGVIQQERNGTIITWNETAERVFGLSVSRAIGLDATSYDWKTFREDGRPFPGSEHPSMQTLATGEPCSNIVMKVVRDSGDFTWISVNTGPLFRHGESTPYAVVVTFADITERKQAEAVLQARLRISDYAYEHPLDELLTKIIDETEALTDSRIGFFHFVEDDQESLSLQTWSSNTLKTACGTEVRELHYALDRAGVWADCIRQRKPLVHNDYASLPHRRGLPEGHVPLVRELVVPIFRASRIVAVMGVGNKPTDYTVRDLSLVQHLANLAWDVVKRKRAEEQLNVTREILSLFVKNSPVYAYIKEVTPTGSRVLEVSDNFQQMIGMPGEEMIGKAMGELFPGDVAERIMADDRMIVGAGQPVQQEEIFCGRYYTSYKFPIIFEDQTLLAGFSIDITERKQMEEALLVKSQQLEELNQSLEQRIDQAIQELRNKDELLIQQGRLAAMGEMINNIAHQWRQPLNNIGLIVQNLQFSFKAGTLTTTIMNRDIATTMQLLQQMSGTIDDFRNFFSHDKIVQTFQVNEAIRRSLNFMLPVLKSNNVEVRCTEECEVQADGYPGEYTQAILNILTNAKDVLLERAVAEPCIDIRIFSDKAGRSVVVIGDNGGGIAPEVLPRIFDPYFTTRKKGEGTGIGLFMSKIIIEKNMGGRLTVRNRDGGAEFRIVL